A window of candidate division KSB1 bacterium genomic DNA:
AGGTATCGGACTTTCAAGAATTCGAGAGCGGCCCGTTCGAGATCCCCCCGCGCTGCGGCACATTCCCCAAGCCAGTACTGGCTTTCGGCCGCTACGGCCCCCTGCGCCGTGCTCACAAGTTCTCGCAACAAGCTCTCGGCCTCGCCCACGTGGCCGCTTGCCAGCAACACCCGCGCCTTGCCCAGACGGGCTTCGGCGAGATTGGGGCTGTCGGGATACCGGGTCAGTACCTGATCAAAGAGCTCCGAGGCCCTCTGGATCTGCCCCTCCTCCAGCGCAAGCCTCCCTGCCCGGATCAGAGCCGCCGAGGCAAGGTCCGTCTCCGGGTACTGTTCCCAGACCCGGCGGTAATAGGCCTGGGCGTCCTCGACGCGACCCTTCCGCTGCAAGACCTCCCCTGCTCGCATCAGAGCCTGAGGGGTTGCTTTGCTGTTTGGGAACTCCTGCCATTGGCGCACGAATGCGTCCACGGCGCGGGAGTCATCGTTGAGCTTATCGAAGCACTCCCCCACCCAAAGCCAGGCAGACTCGGCCTGAGGCGAGTTCGGGTAGGCCCGCAGAAGCCTCCGGTACTCGTCGATGGCTTCCTGGTAGCGACCCAGGTTGAAAAAGAGTTCGGCCTTACGCACTACGAGCTCTGCGGCAAGCTTTCGGTCGGGGTGGCGCGCGATGAAGTAGTCGGCCAGATGCAGGACGCTGTCCACATGGCCGAGTTGCAACAACGACCACTGGAGGCCGCTGATGGCATCGCCAGTATACTCACCCTCGGGGAACGCGTCGATCACGAAGCGGTATTGAGCAGCGGCTTCCCGGTAGCGGGCAAGGTTGTAGTAGCAGTCCGCCACGTAGTAGGCGGCATCGTCCACCAGATCGCTGCGGGGAAATCGCTGCTGGAGGGTGTGGAAGGTGCGAATGGCGTCCTCGTAGCGTTCGAGCTTGAACTGAGTGCGGCCGATCCAGAACAGAGCCTGCGGCGTCGCCGGAGCGTCCGGATAATTGTCTGCTACGCGCTGGAAGCTCGACAAGGCCTCGGGGTACTTCTCCAGCCGGAAGAGGGCCAAACCTACACCCAGCAGGGCCTCGGCCTTCCGGGCGGGACCTTCGGCCTGCTCGTACGCTTCCTGATAGAGCTGCCGAGCCTCTGCGTACCTCTTGAGGTTGAAGTAGGCGTCGGCCGCCCGCAGGGTTGCGTCCACAGCCAGGCGCCGGTCGTTCACCCCCTGGCGCGCCTCTGTGAAGGATCGCACAGCGTCCTCGTACATCCCCACCTTGAGCTCGCACCAGCCCTTTCCATACCAAGCCTCGGCCCGGCGATTGGACTTGGGATACTTGTTCACTACCTCGTCGTAGGCTACCCGCGCCTCGGGAAGTCGGTTTAGCCGGTAGAGGACCTCGGCCTTCCAGAAGGCGGCGTCGTCGGCAAGTTCGTGGTCGGGGTAGCTTGTCACCACGGTTTGAAAAGCCTCAATCGCTCCCTCGTAGCGGCCGCGCAGGTACTGACACCAGCCGGTCTTGAACCAGGATCGGGGAGCAGCCGGTGCGGACGGAAAGCGGCTCACCACCTGTCGATAGGCCTCCTCGGCTTTGTCGAGATTGCCCGCAGCCAGCCAGGATTCGCCGATCATGAACTGAGCGTCGGGGGCAATGTCGGCGTCCGGGTAGTTCTCCACCGCCTGACGAAAGCGCTCGATGGCCTCGTCGTATCGCTGCTCCTCAAAGGCCATGGCACCGAGCTCGTACAGAGCGCTCGGCGCTTCTTCGCTCGTCGGGTACTCCTTTACCAGGCGGGCGAAGACGGCCCCGGCCTCCTCCGGGCGCCCCGCCTTGCGGCAGATGCGGCCGATCTGGTACAGGGCGGAGGCCTTCATCGGCTCAGATCTGCTCACTTCGATCGTTTTCGCGAAAGCGGAAAGGGCTTCCTCCGTGCGTCCCGCATTTAGGTACGCCCATCCCAGTCCGTAC
This region includes:
- a CDS encoding tetratricopeptide repeat protein: MRRVWILAGLLVLIGGGSGFLRGGPKEVRQESEARELAVARGMMEDGLYRMAVEQLSQFLRDYPHSSLAGDAEFLLAECHFQLQDYAEAIHAYRRVLTDYPAVTYRSQAQFRLGQAYFFAERFAQAEEALRSFLQEYPSDKLIAEAHYWLGEALYRQGKVDEALTEYATSIRQDPNSPVADYAFYSIGWVYEEKKDFAKARLAYARLVRDYPKSRLAASAYYRAGFCFAAEGDYPNAIEALANALRRFPDHEASLRARFVLAESYLKSGNTDSAIATYRFLTDPAVGGAAVDEAWYGLGWAYLNAGRTEEALSAFAKTIEVSRSEPMKASALYQIGRICRKAGRPEEAGAVFARLVKEYPTSEEAPSALYELGAMAFEEQRYDEAIERFRQAVENYPDADIAPDAQFMIGESWLAAGNLDKAEEAYRQVVSRFPSAPAAPRSWFKTGWCQYLRGRYEGAIEAFQTVVTSYPDHELADDAAFWKAEVLYRLNRLPEARVAYDEVVNKYPKSNRRAEAWYGKGWCELKVGMYEDAVRSFTEARQGVNDRRLAVDATLRAADAYFNLKRYAEARQLYQEAYEQAEGPARKAEALLGVGLALFRLEKYPEALSSFQRVADNYPDAPATPQALFWIGRTQFKLERYEDAIRTFHTLQQRFPRSDLVDDAAYYVADCYYNLARYREAAAQYRFVIDAFPEGEYTGDAISGLQWSLLQLGHVDSVLHLADYFIARHPDRKLAAELVVRKAELFFNLGRYQEAIDEYRRLLRAYPNSPQAESAWLWVGECFDKLNDDSRAVDAFVRQWQEFPNSKATPQALMRAGEVLQRKGRVEDAQAYYRRVWEQYPETDLASAALIRAGRLALEEGQIQRASELFDQVLTRYPDSPNLAEARLGKARVLLASGHVGEAESLLRELVSTAQGAVAAESQYWLGECAAARGDLERAALEFLKVRYLYSAYAFWSVRAVLRAAEMNEQLKNWAEARKLYRSLLSVQDPEVVQKAQAKLQELANR